The following DNA comes from Edaphobacter lichenicola.
GCCCGTGACTCACCCATCACTGGCGAACAGCACTTCCGGCATTGTTGAGCGTGTCAGCGGAAACAATCCAACGCAGCATTATTGGCTTCACCAATGGTACGCAACCAAGCGATGACCGCACAATGCTTGCGCTTCGCTGGTCACCGAAAGGAATTTGATTATCATCAGACTTCGATGAGATTGCTTTCCAGAGCTTTAGAGAAAGGCTTCGTCGGGGTGGCTTTCCTGTGGAGCTCTGAACAGAGGCGCGCTCTTAGCTGCTGTGAAATTGGCCTTGAAGTCCAATGCGGTTTGCTCATGGCCGTGCGGGTGTTGTTCGCGCCACAATTCGAGCAGAAGCGGCGGCATCTGTGAAAGAACGACTTTTGTGCGGCCCACTTTCGCATGACACCCAGGGCAAAGCGAAATCATAAGATGGAGTAAGGATTTTCCTGGTACGCGATGATGAACAACGATGGAGCGTTTGCGTCGCCCCGAAGCTCCGCAAACACGGCAGCAATAGCCATCTCGCTCCAGGACCTGCTCTCGCAGCCCACCAAAATATTCGTCGTCCTGCCGTTTCAATGTGTAGCAGGTTGCACAAAGACCGAGTGCAAGAATCTTCTCGCGTCCGCATCGGCAATGCAGCGCCCGCTGTACTTCGGTCTTCGAAGGGTTAGTCTTCAATGCCTGCCAGCCCAACATTGATGTCCGCGGCGATCCAGCCTTCTTTCCATGGTTGCGTACGGCCATCATCGAACGGAACTGCATTCGCCCGGGCATCGCCGCCGGCATCGAACAGAAGGCCCCATGTCTCTGCGTAATCATCTTCCCCGCCATCGGCCAGGACAAGTTTGTGCCGATCCAATTCAAGAGCTTCCGTATCGGCGTCCTCCCAGCCACAACGCCAACAGTGATGTGCGATCTCTGAATCCGGTATCGCAGCTAGGCGAGCCCGATAGCCGGCTGCATATTCGAGGGGCTCCCACTTTTCTAAAGCCGCGAGTCCTGGATGAATCATGCTCAATCTCCACTTGCTCTAGTTAAATAAAGATATACCCAATTTCGCCTGGTGTCGGACGTAGCGTTGAGCTATACCCAAGTGCGACATCGCGCGCGCGAAACCGGTCTGCACGGGCCTGAGCGATGCCGGCCTTTACACGTTCTCGTAGGATCTCGCGTTCGAACTCGGCGAAGACGGCCAGCATCCCGGCAAGCGCGCGGCCCGTCTATCTCAGTGAACCGGACACATTCGGTCGGGGGGATCGAGCGACTTCGAGCTGCCTGGAGCACGTGCTTGCAAGACATAGACCTTTATGTCACACAGGAGAGAGAGAACGCTTATAGCTGTTTTCCTCAAGAAAACGAGTATGTGCCGCTGAGTTAGGCTATACCCAAACGAACTGCAGGAGATGGGGGTTTTGGACAACTTGAAAACGAACACAGACATTCTCACTGGAGATACTTTCTGGGCTTTCATGTCTTGGGCACGTTATCTTGCCTTCGCGGACATCCTTCGTGAACAGTACGAGGCCTCACTTGAACTGCCCGACGAATTAGCAGAGGAAGGTTCCTTTGCGCGTTTCACACCACTACTCTCTTCTGAACGAAGCGCCCGACTGCAAAAGGATGCGGCGTTTGCCTACTACCACTCAAGCCTCATGCCTGTGATAGAGGGTTGGAGGGAATTATCTCTTTCTGACGACAAGATCGACGCACTGCTCTTTCATGAGGAAGGCTATTACGCGTCTTTGCGCCGTTATAGAAACTCAACATTTCATTACCAACATGAATTCTTCGGACCAAAACAGAGCGAATGGTACGAGAAAGGCCAGAAGATGGTCCTCTGGGTCATCTTGCTTCACAGTGAATTCTCCCGAGTCTATCGACAGACCGTGGACGATTATCCAGGCACACCGGAGGACGCAGAGTCAATCCGTGAACT
Coding sequences within:
- a CDS encoding HNH endonuclease, producing the protein MLGWQALKTNPSKTEVQRALHCRCGREKILALGLCATCYTLKRQDDEYFGGLREQVLERDGYCCRVCGASGRRKRSIVVHHRVPGKSLLHLMISLCPGCHAKVGRTKVVLSQMPPLLLELWREQHPHGHEQTALDFKANFTAAKSAPLFRAPQESHPDEAFL